The Flavobacterium sp. 123 genome contains a region encoding:
- the acs gene encoding acetate--CoA ligase has translation MSYYKIENLEEYFKHYKKSVREPRKFWDRIASENFTWYQQWDKVIDFNMAEAEIKWFTNAKVNITKNCIDRHLAKKGDKTAIIFEPNDPNEEALHISYNELYERVSKMANVLREQGIKKGDRVCIYLPMIPELAVSVLACARIGAIHSVVFAGFSASAVAARINDSECKMIITSDGGYRGNKSIDLKGIVDDALEKCPSVTKVLVAKRTHTDVKMKEGRDQWLQPLLDQALNNNVAEIMDAEDPLFILYTSGSTGKPKGMVHTTAGYMVYTAYTFKNVFSYEENDIFWCTADIGWITGHSYILYGPLLNGATTVIFEGVPSYPDFSRFWETIEKHKVTQFYTAPTAIRALAKENLEYVQKYPLQSLKVIGSVGEPINEEAWHWYNDHVGGKKCPVVDTWWQTETGGIMISPLAFITPTKPTYASLPLPGIQPVLMDEKRNEIEGNQVTGSLCIKYPWPGIARTIWGDHQRYKETYFSAFPGKYFTGDGALRDEVGYYRITGRVDDVVIVSGHNLGTAPIEDAINEHPAVAESAIVGFPHDIKGNALYGFVILKESGEYRDRDNLSKEINQHISDHIGPIAKLDKIQFVSGLPKTRSGKIMRRILRKIAEGDYSNFGDISTLLNPEIVEEIKNGKI, from the coding sequence ATGAGTTATTACAAAATAGAAAATCTAGAAGAGTATTTCAAACATTACAAAAAATCAGTCCGTGAGCCTAGAAAATTCTGGGATCGAATTGCATCCGAAAACTTCACTTGGTATCAGCAATGGGATAAAGTAATCGATTTTAATATGGCTGAAGCCGAAATAAAATGGTTTACCAATGCCAAAGTAAATATTACTAAAAACTGTATTGACAGACATCTTGCCAAAAAAGGAGATAAAACAGCTATTATTTTTGAGCCGAATGACCCGAATGAAGAAGCGTTGCACATTTCATATAATGAATTATACGAGCGTGTTTCTAAAATGGCAAATGTATTACGAGAACAAGGCATCAAAAAAGGTGATAGAGTCTGTATTTATCTACCTATGATTCCAGAATTAGCTGTTTCAGTATTAGCTTGTGCGAGAATTGGAGCCATACATTCGGTTGTTTTTGCAGGATTTTCTGCATCAGCTGTAGCGGCAAGAATAAATGACAGCGAATGTAAAATGATCATTACTTCGGATGGTGGATATCGTGGAAACAAATCCATTGATTTAAAAGGAATAGTTGATGATGCATTAGAAAAATGTCCGTCTGTGACAAAAGTTTTAGTCGCCAAAAGAACCCATACTGACGTAAAAATGAAAGAAGGTCGTGACCAATGGTTGCAACCTCTTTTAGACCAAGCTCTGAATAACAATGTGGCGGAAATTATGGATGCTGAAGATCCTTTATTTATTCTTTATACTTCAGGTTCTACAGGAAAACCAAAAGGAATGGTTCACACCACAGCAGGATATATGGTGTACACCGCTTATACTTTCAAAAATGTTTTTAGTTATGAAGAAAACGACATTTTTTGGTGTACTGCTGATATTGGTTGGATTACTGGACACTCTTACATCCTTTACGGACCTTTATTGAACGGAGCTACAACAGTAATTTTTGAAGGCGTTCCTTCTTATCCTGACTTCAGTCGCTTTTGGGAAACCATCGAAAAACATAAAGTTACTCAGTTCTATACCGCTCCAACTGCCATTCGTGCATTGGCAAAAGAAAATTTAGAATACGTACAAAAATACCCATTGCAATCGCTTAAAGTAATTGGTTCTGTAGGAGAGCCTATTAATGAAGAAGCTTGGCACTGGTATAATGACCATGTTGGTGGCAAAAAATGTCCCGTAGTTGATACTTGGTGGCAAACGGAAACTGGAGGAATTATGATCTCGCCACTGGCTTTTATAACACCTACAAAACCAACCTATGCTTCTTTGCCATTACCGGGAATACAACCCGTATTAATGGACGAAAAACGCAACGAAATAGAAGGCAATCAAGTCACTGGAAGTTTGTGTATTAAATACCCTTGGCCTGGTATTGCTAGAACCATATGGGGCGATCATCAACGGTATAAAGAAACTTACTTTAGTGCTTTCCCTGGCAAATATTTTACAGGTGATGGGGCTTTACGTGATGAAGTTGGATATTACAGAATTACAGGTCGTGTGGACGACGTAGTCATTGTTTCTGGGCACAATTTAGGAACCGCTCCTATTGAAGATGCTATTAATGAGCATCCAGCTGTTGCGGAATCAGCAATTGTTGGTTTCCCTCATGACATCAAAGGAAATGCACTTTATGGTTTTGTAATCCTAAAAGAATCGGGTGAATATCGTGATAGAGACAATTTGAGTAAAGAGATTAATCAACATATTTCTGACCACATTGGACCAATTGCTAAATTAGACAAGATTCAATTTGTTTCTGGTTTACCTAAAACACGTTCTGGTAAAATCATGCGTAGAATTCTGCGTAAAATAGCCGAAGGTGATTATTCTAACTTTGGAGATATTAGTACTTTGCTAAATCCCGAAATTGTAGAAGAAATCAAAAACGGCAAAATATAA
- a CDS encoding acetate--CoA ligase, whose protein sequence is MNYKEIYTDSINQPEEFWAAQADTIEWYNKPNTILSNDENGYPLWYKDGELNVCYLALDKHIQDGYGDQVAMIYDSPVTQNIKKYTFSEVKTEVAKLAGGMQSLGLKKGDTAVIYMPMIPQAAFAMLACARIGVTHSVVFGGFAPHELAIRIDDCKPRAIITASSGIEIDRLIAYKPLVDEAIELANHKPKKVIVFNRKLGARVPFKKYDVDYDALVYGSEEAPCVPLNATHPLYVLYTSGTTGKPKGIVRDSGGYAVALKFSMKHIYNAKEGDVFWAASDVGWVVGHSYIVYGPLINRNTTIIFEGKPIKTPDASTFWRMIDEHKVNIMFTAPTAIRAIKKEDPNGDFIKEYNLSSLKTQFLAGERCDVATLEWYQEHIPVPAIDHWWQTESGWPMIANMMGVEYLPIKPGSVGKAVCGFDIKIFGENGTELGPNEEGYVVLKLPLPPGTLLDLWKDNPRFQAGYLNKFPGYYFSGDGGFKDDEDYIYITGRVDDVINVAGHRLSTAEMEEIVASHHAVAECAVIGIHDDLKGQTPLALVVTKHGEEIEHYQLEQEIVKLVRQQIGAVASLRNVVIVNRLPKTRSGKILRKLMRSIADGEEFQIPSTIDDEAIVDEIIEVLTKYQIGCYK, encoded by the coding sequence ATGAATTACAAAGAAATATATACAGACAGTATCAATCAGCCTGAAGAATTCTGGGCAGCCCAAGCTGATACAATTGAATGGTACAATAAGCCAAATACTATTTTATCTAATGATGAAAACGGATACCCACTTTGGTATAAAGATGGAGAATTAAATGTTTGTTATTTGGCTTTGGACAAACACATACAAGACGGTTATGGAGATCAAGTAGCCATGATTTATGATTCGCCAGTAACTCAAAACATAAAAAAATATACTTTTTCGGAAGTTAAAACGGAAGTAGCAAAACTTGCTGGAGGAATGCAATCTTTAGGTTTGAAAAAAGGAGACACTGCCGTTATTTATATGCCTATGATTCCGCAAGCCGCTTTTGCAATGTTAGCTTGCGCAAGAATTGGTGTAACGCATTCGGTTGTTTTTGGAGGATTTGCTCCACATGAATTAGCCATCAGAATAGATGATTGCAAACCAAGAGCGATTATAACCGCTTCATCTGGCATCGAAATTGATCGACTGATTGCATATAAACCTTTGGTTGACGAAGCTATTGAATTAGCGAATCACAAACCAAAAAAAGTAATCGTTTTCAACCGAAAATTAGGAGCAAGAGTTCCTTTCAAAAAATATGATGTTGATTATGACGCCTTAGTTTATGGCTCTGAAGAAGCGCCTTGTGTACCTTTGAACGCAACACATCCCTTATACGTTTTGTATACTTCAGGAACAACTGGCAAACCAAAAGGAATTGTTAGAGATAGCGGAGGTTATGCCGTTGCACTTAAGTTCTCGATGAAGCATATATACAATGCAAAAGAAGGCGATGTTTTTTGGGCCGCTTCAGATGTAGGATGGGTTGTAGGGCATAGTTATATTGTTTACGGACCATTAATCAATAGAAATACTACTATTATTTTTGAAGGAAAACCTATCAAAACTCCAGATGCAAGTACTTTTTGGAGAATGATTGATGAGCATAAAGTTAACATCATGTTCACTGCTCCTACCGCTATTAGAGCTATCAAAAAAGAAGATCCAAATGGGGACTTCATAAAAGAATATAATTTAAGCTCCTTAAAAACACAATTTCTTGCAGGGGAACGTTGTGATGTTGCTACATTAGAATGGTACCAGGAGCACATTCCTGTTCCCGCAATTGACCACTGGTGGCAAACAGAATCTGGCTGGCCAATGATTGCCAATATGATGGGAGTAGAATATTTGCCTATAAAACCGGGATCAGTAGGGAAAGCTGTTTGTGGATTTGATATTAAAATTTTTGGTGAAAACGGAACCGAATTAGGACCTAACGAAGAAGGCTATGTAGTACTAAAATTGCCATTGCCTCCAGGAACTTTATTGGATTTATGGAAAGACAATCCGAGATTTCAGGCTGGATATTTGAACAAATTCCCTGGGTATTATTTCTCTGGCGATGGTGGATTTAAAGATGATGAAGATTACATTTATATCACAGGTCGAGTTGACGACGTAATAAATGTAGCTGGACACCGCCTTTCGACTGCTGAAATGGAAGAAATCGTTGCCTCACATCATGCCGTTGCTGAATGTGCCGTAATAGGAATTCATGACGACTTAAAAGGACAAACTCCACTCGCATTAGTGGTTACCAAACATGGCGAAGAAATAGAACATTATCAATTAGAACAAGAAATTGTAAAACTAGTTCGTCAGCAAATTGGTGCCGTAGCATCCTTACGAAACGTAGTAATTGTAAATCGTTTACCAAAAACACGTTCTGGCAAAATTTTACGAAAATTAATGCGAAGCATTGCCGATGGAGAAGAATTCCAAATTCCGTCAACAATCGATGACGAAGCTATTGTTGATGAAATCATTGAGGTACTCACAAAATACCAAATTGGTTGTTACAAATAG
- a CDS encoding response regulator transcription factor, with amino-acid sequence MKKILIVDDEPNIVMALEYTFKKNNFEVFIARDGQEALDILKNQLPDIIILDVMMPMVDGFATLEQIKKEERLQNCKVIFLSAKNKEKDIEKGISLGADLYVVKPFSTKKLVEQVQELLQ; translated from the coding sequence ATGAAGAAGATTTTAATTGTAGATGACGAACCAAACATTGTAATGGCATTAGAGTACACTTTCAAGAAAAATAATTTTGAAGTTTTTATTGCCAGAGACGGACAAGAAGCGCTTGACATTCTGAAAAATCAACTTCCGGATATTATAATTCTTGATGTTATGATGCCAATGGTTGATGGTTTTGCCACTTTGGAACAAATAAAAAAAGAAGAACGATTACAAAACTGTAAAGTCATTTTCCTTTCGGCAAAAAACAAGGAAAAAGACATTGAAAAAGGAATTTCACTAGGAGCTGATCTCTATGTCGTCAAGCCCTTTTCAACAAAAAAACTAGTAGAACAAGTTCAAGAATTATTACAGTAA
- a CDS encoding sensor histidine kinase produces MTSAGLLLILALYVLGLFYIAYWAEKRIHSKWTNNAYVYSFSLAVYCTAWTYYGSVGVAADSGLSYIPIYLGPVIIIPTWMIILKRIIRISRVNKISSIADFISLRYGNSRFLGALVTMICVFGILPYISLQLKSISDTFHIVTKTQSSSDIFTDTTTYVCIALALFASYYGTRYVDASEKRRGIVTAVAMESILKLVFFLIIGIYVTYFVFDGFDDIYTKAAVLENFDKKNSIGDLASGINWFFLCTLSMFAVFLLPRQFHTAIVENNKETHIRTAMWLFPLYLLLFNIFVFPIAWGGNILFEGQKLNSDTYSLLIPQFFNNNFLTVLVFLGGFSAAISMIIVSSIALATMLSNNLLIPYGFIGSLQNTSQKKNSKRIVISRKIGIFSLIILAYAIYRIFILDYSLVSIGLVSFVVISQLAPAFFGALFWRRGSSKGAITGIIIGFLICFYTLLLPYAIGLTKSTSLFIQEGPWGIELLKPFQLFGLDYLQPIPHAVFWSLFFNVISYTSISVSFKGNYRERNYAEMFVDIDKYITNHEDAFVWKGTAYVSDIQKVLQRFLGEDRTKRALSIFNLKYNIDKNVTTADARFIKFAENLLTGHIGTASAKILISSVVKEDKISLPEVLRILEESKENIIVNKKLTETSTELQKISEQLKNANQELVQKDIQKDEFLDTVTHELRTPITAIRAASEILHDDEDIPAEVRKQFLQNIISESDRLNRLIDKILDLEKFETGKQKIYLSRNNITSTIEKTLESLKQLIKNKKISIDFNRDKEIKAFYDEERIIQVMHNLLSNAIKFCSETEGEISIKIIENKNNVEVQIHNNGKAIKKEDFEAIFDKFYQSRNQNVKKPIGSGLGLAICKQIIEHHKGTIWAEDNVADGATFIFTLPNYNTTENT; encoded by the coding sequence ATGACTAGCGCAGGACTTTTATTAATCTTAGCACTTTATGTGTTAGGGCTCTTTTATATTGCCTATTGGGCAGAAAAAAGAATCCATTCTAAATGGACTAACAATGCTTATGTATATTCCTTTTCGCTAGCGGTATATTGCACGGCATGGACGTATTATGGCAGTGTTGGGGTAGCGGCAGATTCTGGTTTAAGCTACATCCCTATTTACTTAGGACCAGTAATTATCATTCCTACTTGGATGATTATTCTCAAGAGAATTATCCGAATTTCTAGAGTAAACAAAATCTCCAGTATTGCAGATTTTATTTCTTTACGATACGGAAACAGCAGATTCCTTGGAGCCTTAGTTACCATGATTTGTGTTTTTGGAATCTTACCTTATATTTCTTTACAGCTAAAATCCATTTCTGATACTTTTCATATTGTAACTAAAACGCAATCGAGTTCTGATATATTTACAGATACAACAACTTATGTTTGCATCGCTTTAGCCTTATTTGCTTCTTATTATGGAACCCGATATGTAGATGCTTCCGAGAAAAGACGCGGAATTGTAACTGCAGTTGCTATGGAATCTATCTTAAAATTAGTTTTCTTTCTAATAATCGGAATCTATGTAACCTATTTTGTTTTTGATGGCTTTGATGATATCTATACAAAAGCAGCTGTTCTAGAAAATTTTGACAAAAAAAACTCCATCGGTGATCTTGCAAGCGGAATCAATTGGTTCTTTTTATGCACCTTATCCATGTTTGCTGTTTTTCTTTTGCCGAGACAATTCCACACTGCAATTGTAGAAAACAATAAAGAAACTCATATCAGAACCGCAATGTGGTTGTTCCCATTGTATTTATTGTTGTTCAATATTTTTGTTTTCCCAATAGCTTGGGGAGGAAACATTCTGTTTGAAGGACAAAAACTTAATTCAGATACGTATTCGCTATTGATTCCGCAATTCTTCAATAATAATTTCCTAACTGTTTTAGTATTTCTAGGAGGATTTTCGGCAGCAATATCAATGATAATAGTTTCATCTATAGCTTTAGCAACAATGCTGAGTAACAACTTGTTAATACCTTATGGATTTATTGGTTCTCTCCAAAACACATCGCAGAAAAAAAATAGCAAACGAATTGTTATCAGTCGAAAAATAGGAATCTTTTCCCTCATCATTTTGGCCTATGCTATCTATCGAATTTTTATTCTTGACTACTCTTTAGTTTCTATAGGGTTAGTTTCATTTGTGGTTATTTCACAATTAGCCCCCGCTTTTTTCGGCGCATTATTTTGGAGAAGAGGATCCAGCAAAGGAGCAATTACAGGAATTATTATTGGTTTTTTAATTTGCTTTTACACCCTTTTGTTGCCATATGCTATAGGCCTTACAAAATCTACGAGCTTGTTTATACAAGAAGGTCCATGGGGAATTGAATTACTAAAGCCTTTTCAACTTTTTGGACTGGATTATTTGCAACCTATTCCACATGCCGTTTTTTGGAGTTTGTTTTTTAATGTAATTAGCTACACCTCTATTTCGGTAAGTTTCAAAGGAAATTACAGAGAGCGAAACTATGCCGAAATGTTTGTTGATATTGATAAATACATTACCAATCACGAAGATGCATTTGTATGGAAAGGAACGGCTTATGTTTCTGATATTCAAAAAGTATTACAGCGTTTTCTGGGAGAAGATAGAACTAAAAGAGCGCTGAGTATTTTCAATCTAAAATACAATATCGATAAAAATGTTACGACGGCTGATGCTCGCTTTATAAAATTTGCGGAGAATTTATTAACGGGTCACATTGGTACGGCTTCCGCCAAAATATTAATATCGAGTGTCGTCAAAGAAGACAAAATCAGTTTACCTGAAGTATTGCGAATTCTAGAAGAATCTAAAGAAAACATTATTGTAAACAAAAAACTGACAGAGACTTCAACCGAATTGCAGAAAATATCAGAACAGTTAAAAAATGCTAATCAAGAATTAGTTCAAAAAGACATTCAAAAAGATGAATTTCTAGACACTGTTACGCATGAGTTAAGAACCCCAATTACTGCAATTAGGGCTGCAAGTGAGATTTTGCATGACGATGAAGACATTCCTGCTGAAGTAAGAAAACAGTTTTTGCAAAATATAATTTCAGAATCAGATCGTTTGAATCGTTTGATTGATAAAATTCTGGATTTAGAAAAATTTGAAACAGGAAAACAGAAAATTTATCTGTCTAGAAATAACATTACAAGCACAATTGAAAAAACACTTGAGTCGTTAAAGCAATTAATTAAAAACAAAAAAATCAGCATTGATTTTAACCGCGATAAAGAAATAAAAGCCTTTTATGACGAGGAACGAATCATTCAAGTGATGCATAATTTATTATCAAATGCGATTAAATTTTGTTCTGAAACCGAAGGTGAAATTTCCATAAAAATCATTGAAAACAAAAACAATGTTGAAGTACAAATTCACAACAACGGCAAAGCAATTAAAAAAGAAGATTTTGAAGCCATCTTTGATAAATTTTATCAATCTAGAAATCAAAATGTCAAAAAACCTATCGGAAGCGGATTGGGCTTAGCGATTTGTAAACAAATTATAGAACACCACAAAGGAACCATTTGGGCCGAAGATAATGTTGCTGATGGAGCAACTTTCATCTTTACCTTACCTAATTACAATACAACAGAAAACACGTAA
- a CDS encoding DUF6814 family protein translates to MNQLKRALGLVWIALALAAAYFCIFTFGLPKFASGKQDDLVFGIIILFVLTPLIVAGLGIFGYYSLMGDYDSKE, encoded by the coding sequence ATGAATCAATTAAAAAGAGCTTTAGGATTAGTATGGATCGCTTTAGCACTTGCAGCTGCCTACTTTTGTATATTCACTTTTGGATTACCAAAATTTGCATCTGGAAAACAAGACGATTTAGTTTTCGGAATTATTATACTATTTGTACTTACTCCATTAATTGTTGCCGGTTTAGGAATCTTCGGATACTATTCCCTAATGGGTGATTACGACAGTAAAGAATAA
- a CDS encoding MFS transporter, producing the protein MSNRSTKGIWKVISASSMGTMIEWYDFYIFGSLAVVISTKFFPADNPTAAFLATLATFAVGFVVRPFGALFFGRLGDLIGRKYTFMVTLLLMGGATFLIGCIPSYETIGFFAPLLVLILRMLQGLALGGEYGGAATYVAEHAPVGQRGYWTSWIQTTATVGLFISLMVILATRNVLTPEEFDAWGWRVPFWVSIIMVGVSYLIRKNMDESPVFAKAKSEGKTSTNPLKESFGHRYNLKFVLLALFGATMGQGVVWYTGQFYAMSFMKTVMSVDSSQVDSLLGIALLLGTPFFIVFGWLSDKLGRKYIMMAGMLIAVLAYRPIYRQMFHLADGKAMKESGVTMVIDSCKTIGGPVATIKTEADKADPSIVKTRIFIDQKSDSLYSNEAKFHYTKTDTLYLAKSLDFDSKANAKNEVWIKFDSKDKLGAIVHNAVKVKNDLKKDEAPAKVDTLQALALNQFTSGLAKDKSHINGISEKPNVAVVKNIPSDTRWSLIFLIFVQVIFVTMVYGPIAAFLVEMFPVKIRYTSMSLPYHVGNGIFGGLLPAISTYFVTTAKTAGESEFYLEGLWYPIVIASVSLVVGMVYIKNRDKNNHI; encoded by the coding sequence ATGAGTAACAGATCAACAAAAGGTATTTGGAAAGTAATTTCCGCATCCTCAATGGGTACAATGATTGAGTGGTATGATTTCTATATTTTTGGAAGTTTAGCCGTAGTAATATCAACTAAATTTTTCCCAGCTGACAATCCAACAGCTGCATTTTTAGCAACCTTAGCAACCTTTGCGGTTGGATTTGTAGTTCGTCCTTTTGGAGCACTTTTCTTTGGAAGATTAGGTGACTTAATTGGTAGAAAATATACTTTCATGGTAACTTTATTATTAATGGGTGGAGCTACTTTCCTGATAGGTTGTATTCCGAGTTATGAAACCATTGGATTTTTTGCACCATTACTGGTTTTAATTTTAAGAATGCTTCAAGGACTTGCTCTTGGTGGAGAATATGGAGGAGCTGCTACTTATGTTGCAGAACATGCTCCAGTAGGACAAAGAGGATATTGGACTTCATGGATTCAAACTACTGCAACAGTTGGTTTATTTATTTCCTTGATGGTAATCCTTGCCACTAGAAATGTACTTACTCCTGAAGAATTTGATGCTTGGGGATGGAGAGTTCCGTTCTGGGTATCTATCATCATGGTAGGTGTTTCCTATTTGATTAGAAAAAACATGGATGAATCTCCCGTTTTTGCCAAAGCTAAATCAGAAGGAAAAACAAGTACAAATCCATTAAAAGAAAGTTTTGGACACCGTTACAATTTAAAATTTGTTTTGCTTGCTTTATTTGGAGCAACAATGGGACAAGGTGTAGTTTGGTACACAGGACAATTCTACGCGATGAGTTTCATGAAAACAGTAATGTCTGTTGACTCTTCTCAAGTGGATAGCTTATTAGGAATAGCATTGTTATTAGGAACCCCATTTTTTATTGTATTTGGTTGGTTAAGTGATAAATTAGGTAGAAAATATATCATGATGGCAGGTATGCTTATTGCGGTTCTTGCATACAGACCTATTTACAGACAAATGTTTCATTTAGCAGATGGTAAAGCAATGAAAGAAAGTGGCGTTACTATGGTAATTGACAGTTGTAAAACAATAGGTGGACCAGTAGCAACTATCAAAACCGAAGCAGATAAAGCAGATCCTAGCATCGTGAAAACTAGAATTTTCATTGATCAAAAATCAGACTCTTTATATAGCAACGAAGCTAAATTTCATTACACTAAAACGGATACTTTATACCTAGCTAAATCACTTGATTTTGACAGTAAAGCAAATGCGAAAAATGAGGTTTGGATTAAATTTGATTCCAAAGACAAATTAGGAGCAATTGTTCATAATGCCGTTAAAGTTAAAAATGATCTTAAAAAAGATGAAGCTCCTGCAAAAGTTGATACACTTCAAGCTTTAGCGCTGAACCAATTTACTAGTGGATTAGCTAAAGACAAATCACACATTAACGGAATCAGTGAAAAACCAAATGTTGCTGTGGTGAAAAACATCCCTTCTGACACAAGATGGTCTTTAATATTCTTAATTTTTGTTCAAGTTATATTTGTAACTATGGTTTACGGTCCTATTGCTGCGTTCTTAGTTGAAATGTTCCCTGTAAAAATTAGATACACATCAATGTCTTTACCTTACCATGTAGGTAACGGTATATTCGGTGGATTACTTCCTGCAATCTCAACTTATTTTGTAACAACTGCAAAAACTGCTGGTGAATCTGAATTCTATTTAGAAGGACTTTGGTACCCTATAGTTATTGCATCAGTGAGTTTAGTAGTGGGTATGGTTTACATTAAAAACAGAGATAAAAACAATCACATTTAA
- a CDS encoding helix-turn-helix domain-containing protein translates to MEILSCPKCQNNHIIKSGVINNKQRYLCKKCNYFFTVNKIGKKIDDYYVTKALQLYLEGLSYREIERIIGVSHVTISNWVKMFNIKKPSHADYHPTYKIFSHLELVEYLKNKSLLSGAGMIITELGDKFMLIKWERFKD, encoded by the coding sequence ATGGAAATTTTATCTTGCCCAAAATGCCAAAATAATCATATCATAAAAAGTGGCGTAATCAACAACAAACAAAGGTATTTATGCAAAAAATGCAACTATTTTTTCACAGTTAATAAAATAGGAAAAAAGATAGATGATTATTATGTTACTAAAGCCTTACAACTGTATTTAGAAGGTTTAAGTTATAGGGAAATTGAACGGATTATAGGTGTTTCCCACGTAACAATTAGCAACTGGGTAAAGATGTTTAATATCAAGAAACCTTCTCACGCAGATTACCATCCTACTTATAAGATTTTTAGTCATTTAGAGCTTGTAGAATATTTAAAAAACAAGTCATTATTATCTGGAGCAGGAATGATTATTACAGAGCTAGGTGATAAGTTTATGCTTATAAAATGGGAAAGATTTAAGGATTAA